The genomic region TCTGGCTGCGCCGGTGCAGGCCACCTGGACCTACACCAACGCCGAAGTCACCAAAGACAGCGACGATGGTAGCGTGCGCAAGGGCGACAACCTGGCAGACTTGCCCGAAAATGTCGTATCTGTGCGTGCAGGCCTGCGCGATGGCAACCTCTGGGATGCCTACGTCAATATCTCGTATGTTGACGAAACCTGCATCGACAACAGCTGTGACCGCTCAGGCACTGATAACACCTTCCGTAAAACCGACGACTACACCGTGGTGGACCTCTCCAGCAGCTACGCCCTGAACCCATCCACCCGGGTCTATGCCAAGGTCGATAACGTCCTCGATGACCAGGAAATCGTTTCCCGCAGCCCCCATGGCGCCAGACCTAACCTGCCTCGCACGGCCTATGTGGGTATCAGCGTCGATTTCTGACAAGGGGGGAATCCTAGCCTTCGATGAGATAATTCAATGCTCGTTCGGCCCGGTTCGTGACCGGGTCTTTTTATGTGCCCGTGCCGGGCGCATATCGAGTAGGATGAGGTCCCTGTGTTGCAACAAAATATAGTGATGACGTCGCGCCTAAGGAAAGTTACCCAAATTCAAGTTCGACCTTTCGCCTTGCTGTATACATCACCGCGTTCCCGGCGCCCTACGGCCACAACAGTCACTAAAACCTCTCCGTCCTCAACCTGGTAAACCAAGCGATATCCAACACTCTTTAATTTGATTTTGTAGCAACCTTGCAGCCCCGACAGGGCGTCACCTGGAACGTGAGGTTCATCAAGGCGCCTCGTAAGCTTTTTCTTAAACTGATCCCGAATTGCCGGGGCAAGCTTCTTCCATTCCTTCAGAGCTGATGGTTTGAACGCAAGCGAATACTTAAAGCTCATTGAGATCGACTCGAATACTTGGCTCTACAAGTCTCTCTTTCACAATTGCTACCATCTCTTGGTCGTCAAGTCGGTCAAGCATGGCTTCGTAGATTTCAGCCGGAACGCAGTAGAATGCCGGTTTGTTCCGGTTCAGAACGACGATCGGGAACCCCTCTCCTGAATCCACGGCCGCCATCGGATTCTTTTTGAGCTCTGAAATGCTCGCGGTTACTTCAGAATAAATTTGATTAGTCATAACTCTTCCCCAAGACCTGTTAATAGGTCACATTTTGAGGGTGAGCGGGCTCATATGCAAGGAAAAGACCTTTTAACAGATCCCATAAAACAGTCGCTCGGTTACCACCTTTATTATCTTCCGACCGGGGTTCCCGGCCGAAAGGTTCGAAATAATCCCGGACGCCCGAGACCGGCTGAATAAACCGCCTAAATCCCCATGCAGTTGGCGTAGTAGGTTGTGGTCGCAGGCCAGTCTGAGAAAATCCCGATCACACCCACTTCCTGAGCCAGCACGTCAATTACTGTGAACATGTCGCCATCATTGTTAATGACATCGTTGATGCTTTGATAATACCAGCCACCGCCGGTATTGAGCGGCCCGCTACGCTCCAATGACCAGCCAATCAGGTCAAGGCCTGCAGCCTTGGCATTGATCGCGTACTCAGACGGTACGATCTTCTGATTGCCGTCCAGGGTCAGCATTTTCCAAATCGCTGGCGCCAAAATGGGAACCCCTTGCTGGGCGAGCCCTTCCATGTACGCCATAGATACGTTGTCCGGGTCGTTCGCTTTTTCATCCAGAAATACGGCCTGGTTGCCAAATTCAGGCATCTGATTAACCCAGAAAATGACGTCATCCAGCAGGAACGACTGTGGCCATACATTCTCAGGGTTTACTCCGGCTTCAGCGTATTCACTGATCATCTGCCGGGCGTAATCCTGTTGTGTGTAGTCTCCTTCAAAAGGCATATCTACCACCGGTGTTTTCAGTTCCGGGGTGAACTTGACGCCCAGCTCCTTGAGCAACTCGATACTTTCGCGATGACTCAGCAGCGTGCCTTCGGTGGCATACAGCTCCGTACGCCAATCGGCGGTGCCGCCAAGATACGCCTCGGGTGTGGTGGCATCCGGATTAGAGGCATCCATTTTCCCCCTAAGCGACTTGAACTCAGCCAGCGTAATGTCACTGGTGCGGCATTCGGCCTTGGCCGGTGTGGCGCCGTCCGAACTGGCGGGCTCAAAGGGCGTAGTGCATTTGGCGTTCAACTCCGGCACTGCCACGATGTTAGTGGTGGTATGCAGATCATTCTGGGCGTGGCGACAGACCAATTCACGGTCTTTGGTGAAGGCGACGTCACACTCGATGATTCCGGCCCCCATTCTGGCAGCGGCCACATAGGATTCGCGGGTATGTTCAGGAAATTGCAACGGCGCGCCTCGGTGGGCGATGGAGAAATCCGTCCGAGCCAGGGGCTTTGACTCACAAGCCTGTAGCGTATTTTTCAGTTCGCCGTCATCCATATCATTGACCAAAAAATAAGGCCTGGGGCCAAGCTGAACTAACGATTGGTCGTTTCCGGTAGGTGTCGCTTCGGGCGCACTGGCTTTGTCATCGCTGTCGTTGCAGCCGGATAACATAGCAAGAGAACCGATGAGCAGAGGCAGGATCAATGAGCGTTTCATGACAGGTTCCTTCTGTTTGTTGGTTTGGTAGCTCCCGACCTGACATTAGTCGGTGGCAGTGTAGTGGTCAATTAATCCCGCACGGTACTGGTGCGGGCGTTAATAAGACGGGTGCGATCCAATGTGTATTCGTCACATTCGATAATTTCTACCGAGCCCGGTAGGCCTACCCGTTGCTGATTGGGCATCACGTCCGTGTAGAAACGATCAACATACTTGAACGAAGCTACTTTGCAGTGTGAGTTCCGGTCCCACTTGCTTCGATCAGCCGCCAGTATGCGGGCCCGAGTGTTACAAATGATCGCTCGGCTGACTTCCGCCTCGCGAATTTCATGATCCATCAAGCCGTGCTGCAGATCCATGCTGCCGGTACTGATGACGCCGAAGTCGGTGACGAAAGAATTAAAGAAATTGGTGACCTCTGGCCCCACTACATCATGGTCGTTATGCCGGTATTGTCCACCAGACACGATGACTTCGATGTTGGAGTTTCCTGAAAGCGCTGACGCCACATTGAAATTATTGGTTAAAATCTGAAGTGACTTGTGATGAATCAGCGCTTGCGCCACCAGTGTAATGGTAGAGCCCACCCCAAGACTGACGGTGGCCCCTTCCGGAATGCCAGCTGCAATGCGCTTAGCGATCTGCTGTTTGGCCCACAAGTTGCGCACCTGGTTGTCGTCGTCAACAGGATGCACAGCAGCGCTGGTCGGTAAGCTCACGCCACCGTATCGACGGCGCAACAAACCCTGCTCACAAAGCTTATTGATGTCGCGACGAATGGTCTGAGTAGTGACGCCAAAGCGCCTCGCAATGTCTTCAACTTCGACATGCTTTTGCTCATGCACCCACTCTATAATACTTCGCTGCCGATCCGTGGCGTCCATCAGTTTAAGCACACTGTCAGTTACCCCATGTTGTTGCTATACGCAGCGGGTATAGGCCTAGCTCGAGCTCAACTTTGCGCGCTGTAACAGCCAAGCCTCTGCCATTTCAGCAAAACCCAACCCTGAATACTGGCTGGCAATAGCCGCCGGCCGATCGGTCATCACCGGCAGATGCTTACGAATATTCGCCACACCGATACTCAGCGGGAAGTTGCGAAACATACACTCGTCATTGGGCGCATCGCCAATAAACACAGAGCGCTGTTGCAATGCCTGCGGATCCAGGCCTAGTAAATCACGGCCTACCCGCATTGCCATGGTGGATTTATCGAAGTCCCCCAGCCAGATGTTGATATGAATCGAGCTTTCCCGAACATTGAATCCTTGCGCTTTAAGAGTGTCGTGAATCTTGGCCACCTGTTGCGGACTTAAAGACTCTTGCTGGTTATAATCCACCGCCACATCCACATAGCGAAAGGCCTGGTCGCTGGCCAGCTTGGGTGCGAAGTCTAGTTTCAGTGCAGCAACAGCCGCCAATATGCGAGCCTGGTCTTCACGATGGGTCGTTTCATTATCCCAGTAGTGCCAACGAACGGTCATGGGGGCTGTGCGTTCTGCGTAAAAAGCGCCGCCTTCACCAATCACCGCTGTTACCGGCCAGGTTCGAATGATCTGGTCACACCAGCCGGCGCAGCCTCCGGTTACCGGAATCACTTTGATGCCCGCGGCCGCCAAGCGACAAATCGCGAGATAGGTCTCTGGCAGCAGCTGCCCGCCCGTGGTCAGCGTATCGTCCACATCGGTGAACAGAATGTCCGCGCCACCAAACTCGAAATTATTCAACATGTCGTCTGTATTCCAATTCACGGCAGGTATAGCAGGTATAGATGCCGCCCAAGAATTCGGGCGGCAAATCGCCAAGCGTCAAATGACTTTTTTGCGCAAAACACTGGTAACCGCTTCGCCCAGAATGACCAGAACGATGATGGCTAACAGGATTGTCGCGACGGTTTGCCAGGCAAATAGGTCGATTGACCCCTGCAGCAACACCCCGATACCGCCAGCGCCCACCAGGCCCAAGACGGTGGATTCACGGATATTGATATCCCAGCGCAAAATAATGATGGCAAAAAATGCCGGCATTACCTGGGGTACAATCGCGTAAAGCACAACCTTCATCTTACTGGCGCCCGTTGCCTGCATGGCTTCTACCGGGTTGCGATCGATTTCTTCAATAGCCTCACCCATCAGCTTGCCAATGAACCCAATGGATCGGAACATCACCGCCAGAATACCGGCCAGCACACCCGGACCAAAAATAGCCACGAACAGCAGCGCCCAGATGATGGTATTCACCGAACGGCTGGAGACCAGGATAAACCGACCAAGCCATAACGTTGCCTTGTTTGGCGTGGTGTTCTGCGCCGCAATGTAGGAAACCGGTAAGGCGATGAATATCGTGAGCATGGTGGACAGCGTGGCGATATGGACGGTCTCCAACATGGCATTGAAAATCGCATTCCACGCGCTGAACTCCGGTGGCCACATGCGTGAACCCAGGCTTTGAATCTGATTGGGTGCGTCCCACACCCAAGGCCAGAAAATGTCTATGTCTTTCACCGCCCAGATAACCGCCACCAGGGTCACAAAATAGATCCCGTAGCGAATCAACTGCTCTTTGCGGTCGTAGCGTGACCAGACGCGATCTGCCAGTTTTTCAGCGTGATCTACCATACTTTTTTCCTCACCCATCCGCTGAAGCCTTCACTGATCAAAATGATGCCAATAATCATCAGCAAAATGGCAAATGCGAAATCGTAATCGTAACGCCCAAATGCGTTCATCAGCGTGCCGCCGATACCACCTGCCCCTACAATACCGACCACCGCGGAAGCGCGCAGGTTGCTGTCTAGCTGGTACATAGATAGCCCTATTTGGCGTGGCATGATCTGCGG from Marinobacter sp. LV10R510-11A harbors:
- a CDS encoding type II toxin-antitoxin system RelE family toxin, whose product is MSFKYSLAFKPSALKEWKKLAPAIRDQFKKKLTRRLDEPHVPGDALSGLQGCYKIKLKSVGYRLVYQVEDGEVLVTVVAVGRRERGDVYSKAKGRT
- a CDS encoding type II toxin-antitoxin system Phd/YefM family antitoxin, encoding MTNQIYSEVTASISELKKNPMAAVDSGEGFPIVVLNRNKPAFYCVPAEIYEAMLDRLDDQEMVAIVKERLVEPSIRVDLNEL
- a CDS encoding glycerophosphodiester phosphodiesterase family protein; the protein is MKRSLILPLLIGSLAMLSGCNDSDDKASAPEATPTGNDQSLVQLGPRPYFLVNDMDDGELKNTLQACESKPLARTDFSIAHRGAPLQFPEHTRESYVAAARMGAGIIECDVAFTKDRELVCRHAQNDLHTTTNIVAVPELNAKCTTPFEPASSDGATPAKAECRTSDITLAEFKSLRGKMDASNPDATTPEAYLGGTADWRTELYATEGTLLSHRESIELLKELGVKFTPELKTPVVDMPFEGDYTQQDYARQMISEYAEAGVNPENVWPQSFLLDDVIFWVNQMPEFGNQAVFLDEKANDPDNVSMAYMEGLAQQGVPILAPAIWKMLTLDGNQKIVPSEYAINAKAAGLDLIGWSLERSGPLNTGGGWYYQSINDVINNDGDMFTVIDVLAQEVGVIGIFSDWPATTTYYANCMGI
- a CDS encoding DeoR/GlpR family DNA-binding transcription regulator — encoded protein: MLKLMDATDRQRSIIEWVHEQKHVEVEDIARRFGVTTQTIRRDINKLCEQGLLRRRYGGVSLPTSAAVHPVDDDNQVRNLWAKQQIAKRIAAGIPEGATVSLGVGSTITLVAQALIHHKSLQILTNNFNVASALSGNSNIEVIVSGGQYRHNDHDVVGPEVTNFFNSFVTDFGVISTGSMDLQHGLMDHEIREAEVSRAIICNTRARILAADRSKWDRNSHCKVASFKYVDRFYTDVMPNQQRVGLPGSVEIIECDEYTLDRTRLINARTSTVRD
- a CDS encoding HAD-IIB family hydrolase — protein: MLNNFEFGGADILFTDVDDTLTTGGQLLPETYLAICRLAAAGIKVIPVTGGCAGWCDQIIRTWPVTAVIGEGGAFYAERTAPMTVRWHYWDNETTHREDQARILAAVAALKLDFAPKLASDQAFRYVDVAVDYNQQESLSPQQVAKIHDTLKAQGFNVRESSIHINIWLGDFDKSTMAMRVGRDLLGLDPQALQQRSVFIGDAPNDECMFRNFPLSIGVANIRKHLPVMTDRPAAIASQYSGLGFAEMAEAWLLQRAKLSSS
- the phnE gene encoding phosphonate ABC transporter, permease protein PhnE, with product MVDHAEKLADRVWSRYDRKEQLIRYGIYFVTLVAVIWAVKDIDIFWPWVWDAPNQIQSLGSRMWPPEFSAWNAIFNAMLETVHIATLSTMLTIFIALPVSYIAAQNTTPNKATLWLGRFILVSSRSVNTIIWALLFVAIFGPGVLAGILAVMFRSIGFIGKLMGEAIEEIDRNPVEAMQATGASKMKVVLYAIVPQVMPAFFAIIILRWDINIRESTVLGLVGAGGIGVLLQGSIDLFAWQTVATILLAIIVLVILGEAVTSVLRKKVI